A segment of the Streptomyces sp. P9-A2 genome:
GGTCTTCAGCGCCGCCACCCGCAAGGGCCGCTGGCGGGCCGGCCGCCGCATCCATGTGTACGCGGTCTTCGGCAATGTCGAGATAGACCTCAGCGAGGCGATCTTCGAGCACCAGCAGGTCATGATCAAGGCCTTCTCGGTCTTCGGCAACGTCGAGGTCCGTGTCCCGGAGAACGTGTCGCTGCGCGGCATGGGCGGTGGTGTCCTCGGCAACTTCGAGGTGGCCTCGCTGGACTCCGAGGACCCCGAGGCCCCGGTGGTCTACGTGGACGGCTGGGCGGTGCTGGGCAACATCGAGGCGTGGCCCAAGCGGGGCAGGCTGGTGGCGGACATCCTCGACCGGGTGCAGCGCTCGGTGGACAAGGGTGTGCGCGGGCGCCAGGACCGTTGACGGTCGTGAAGCGGGGCGGGCGGAGGCGCTGAAGCGGAGGCGCTCCGTCCGTACGGCTCGGAGGCGGCGTGGGCCGAATTCCGTTGTCGGAAGCGGCGGTTCGGGACTCAGTGCATAGGCGCACGCACAGCGGGTAAGCCTTGCTGCATCGTCTCTCGCTCGCGAAGCCGTCGTCAGGAGTAGACCCGTGCCGCAACCGCCGCATTCGTCCCTGCAGGTAGCTGCCGTTCCGGCCCAGCGGGTGCCGACGCGAGACAGGGACCAGGACGCGCCCTGGCACACCGAGGCGGTGTGCCGACGCGACGAGGCAGGCCTGTTCTTCGCCCCGTCGAAGGAGCCCACGGCCGCCAGGCTCTCCCGTGAGGAGGCCGCCAAGCGGGTCTGCGCCCGCTGTCCGGTGATGGTCGAGTGCAGGGAGCACGCCCTGCTCCAGCCCGAGCCCTACGGTGTCTGGGGCGGCCTGACCGCCGCCGAGCGCCGTGTGGTCCTGGCCCGACGCCGCCGCCGGGACGTGGAACTCCAGAAGACGGCCCGCACCGGCGGCTCCATAGCGGCAGCAGGCTGACCGGCCCCCGCAGCTCCGGTGCGAGGCACGTTTCCGCCTCCGGGAGGACTCACCGGGCGCGGGGAACTGCGTGCCCCGTGCTGCACGAGGGGCGCGTTCTCGGCCTGGAGCGACTCACAAGCCTGGAGTGACTCGACGGGGGTGCGGGGAACTGTGCGACGCCCCCTGCACGGGGGCGCCCGTCCCGCACCGTGGACCACAAGGGGCGCGGCGAACTGCGCGCCCGGCCACAGCGTGCGGGCCCACACCGTTCGACGAGACCGCCGGCGGCTCCCGGCGGCCCACGGACCGCACACCCGTGGGCCGCCCGCACGGCCTTCGTCGAACTCGGCGGAGCTACTTGGCGCGGTCGAAATCCACCGCGCTGTAGGCGCGCAGCTTGCTCAGCCGGTGCTCGGAGTCGATCCGCCGCACCGTGCCCGACTTGGACCGCATCACGATGGAGTCGGTCGTGGCGGTCTCGGACCGGTACCGCACGCCGCGCAGCAGCTCGCCGTCGGTGATGCCGGTGGCCACGAAGAACACGTTGTCGCCGGTGACGAGGTCGGCGTCGGTCAGCACCCGGTCGAGGTCGTGTCCCGCGTCGATCGCGCGCTGCCGCTCCGCGTCGTCCTGCGGCCACAGCTTGCCCTGGAGGGTGCCTCCGAGGCACTTCACGGCACAGGCCGAGATGATGCCCTCGGGGGTGCCGCCGATGCCGAGCAGCAGGTCGATGCCGGTGCCCTCGCGCAGGGCGAGGATCGAGCCGGCCACGTCACCGTCGGAGATCAGCTTGATGCGCGCCCCGGTCTCCCGGATCTCGTTGATGATGCCCTCGTGCCGGGGCCGGTCGAGGATCACCACCGTGACGTCCTCGGGGGTGACCCGCTTGGCCTTGGCGACCCGGCGGATGTTCACGGCCACCGGCGCGTCGATGTCGACGAAGTCGGCGGCCTCGGGCCCGGTGACCAGCTTGTCCATGTAGAACACGGCCGAGGGGTCGAACATCGAGCCGCGTTCGGCGGCGGCCAGTACGGCGATCGCGTTGGTCATGCCCTTGGCGGTCAGCGTGGTGCCGTCGATCGGGTCGACGGCGATGTCGCACTCGGGCCCGGTCCCGTCGCCCACGCGTTCCCCGTTGAAGAGCATCGGGGCTTCGTCCTTCTCGCCCTCGCCGATGACGACGACGCCGTTCATCGAGACGGTGGAGACGAGGGTGCGCATGGCGCGTACCGCGGCACCGTCGGCGCCGTTCTTGTCGCCGCGCCCGACCCAGCGCCCGGCGGCCATCGCGGCGGCCTCGGTGACCCGGACGAGTTCCAGGGCGAGGTTGCGGTCGGGGGCTTCGGAGGGCACATCGAGCTCGGACGGCAATTGATGGTGTTCGGTCATCGGAGCGCACCTTTCTGTACGACGACGGCCGGATGAGGGTGTTGCGCCAGACTCTAGCGCCGGGTGGACAGAATGAGCAGGGCCCCCCACGGATGAGCGGACCGGGCACCTGCGACGATAGGGGCGTGGCAGGAACGAACAGCACCCAGAAGTCGGCTCGGGACATGATTCTCTCCCTGAGTCTCATCTTGCTCGCCGCGGGAGTGATCTGGCTGTTCATCCCGCACGACGACAGTGAACCCGACCTCAAGCGGGTCGACTACCGCGTCGACCTGCTCACCGCGCGCCGCGCCGCCGTCTACCCGGTGGCCGCGCCCGAGGGTCTGCCCGAGGCGTGGAAGCCCACCTCCGTCCGTTTCCAGGGCGAAAAGTTCGATGCCTGGCACCTCGGCTACCGAGCCCCCGACGGGGAGTACGTGGCGGTCGAGCAGTCGACTCAGAAGCCGGTGGTCTTCATCGAGAGCGAGACCCAGGGCGCTGAGAAGACCGGGAAGACGCAGCAGATCGACGGCAGGACCTGGACCCGGTACGAGGGCGATCAGTACGACGCGCTGGTGCTCGAGGAGGAGGGCTCGACCACGGTGGTGACGGGCACGGCGTCCTTCGCCCGGCTGACGGAGATGGCCGAGGCTCTGCGCACCGCGTCCGACTGACCGGTTCGTGGCGACCGGTTCGTGGCGACCGGTTCGTGGCGACCGGTTCGTGACGACCGGTCCGTGACGACCGGCGCACGGCAGGACCCCCCGACATGGGCAGGACCGCATACGGCAGAACCCCGACATGGGCAGGACCCCCCGACATGACATGTCGGGGGGTCCTGCCGTATGCCGTGAGGCGACGATCAGACGGTGGTGACGACCTCGTCGTACTCCAGGCGCGGGCTGCGCGGGAACCAGGCGTCCTCGCCGGGGTGGCCGATGTTGACGACCACCAGCGGGGTGTGGTCGTCGTCGAGGAACTCCTTGCGGATGCCCTCGAAGTCGCAGCCGGTCATCGGGCCGGCGGCCAGACCCGCGGCGCGCACGCCGATGATGAAGTACGCGGTCTGGAGGGCGGCGTTCAGGGAAGCCTGGCCCTCGCGCATCGAGCGGTCGCCGGCGAACATGTCCTTGGCGCCGGGGAAGTGCGGGAAGAGCTTCGGCAGCTCCTCGTGGAACTCGTTGTCCGCGGAGAGGATGGCGACCAGCGGGGCGGTGGCCGTCTTGGCCGCGTTGCCCTCGGCCATGTGCTGGACGAGGCGCTCGCGGGCCTCGGGGGAGCGGACCAGGGTGACGCGCAGCGGCGAGTTGTTCATGGAGGTCGGGCCGTACTTGACCAGGTCGTAGATGGCCTGCACCTGCTCGTCGGTCACCGGCTCGTCGGTGAACGTGTTGGCGGTGCGCGCCTCGCGGAAGAGCAGGTCCTGGGCGGCGGAGTCAAGAACGAGAGACATGCGTGAACTTTCTGGGGGGAGCGTCGGT
Coding sequences within it:
- a CDS encoding DUF1707 SHOCT-like domain-containing protein, whose product is MDLQKHAQPQDSAPRAAELRVSDADRDRVADLLREALAEGRLSPEEHAERVEGVLAAKTAGELEVFVRDLPGAHQRRAAPASAPGRPTAGAIPMDPDDNVVAVFSAATRKGRWRAGRRIHVYAVFGNVEIDLSEAIFEHQQVMIKAFSVFGNVEVRVPENVSLRGMGGGVLGNFEVASLDSEDPEAPVVYVDGWAVLGNIEAWPKRGRLVADILDRVQRSVDKGVRGRQDR
- a CDS encoding malonic semialdehyde reductase — its product is MSLVLDSAAQDLLFREARTANTFTDEPVTDEQVQAIYDLVKYGPTSMNNSPLRVTLVRSPEARERLVQHMAEGNAAKTATAPLVAILSADNEFHEELPKLFPHFPGAKDMFAGDRSMREGQASLNAALQTAYFIIGVRAAGLAAGPMTGCDFEGIRKEFLDDDHTPLVVVNIGHPGEDAWFPRSPRLEYDEVVTTV
- a CDS encoding DUF4245 domain-containing protein — translated: MAGTNSTQKSARDMILSLSLILLAAGVIWLFIPHDDSEPDLKRVDYRVDLLTARRAAVYPVAAPEGLPEAWKPTSVRFQGEKFDAWHLGYRAPDGEYVAVEQSTQKPVVFIESETQGAEKTGKTQQIDGRTWTRYEGDQYDALVLEEEGSTTVVTGTASFARLTEMAEALRTASD
- a CDS encoding WhiB family transcriptional regulator — its product is MPQPPHSSLQVAAVPAQRVPTRDRDQDAPWHTEAVCRRDEAGLFFAPSKEPTAARLSREEAAKRVCARCPVMVECREHALLQPEPYGVWGGLTAAERRVVLARRRRRDVELQKTARTGGSIAAAG
- the glpX gene encoding class II fructose-bisphosphatase, with protein sequence MTEHHQLPSELDVPSEAPDRNLALELVRVTEAAAMAAGRWVGRGDKNGADGAAVRAMRTLVSTVSMNGVVVIGEGEKDEAPMLFNGERVGDGTGPECDIAVDPIDGTTLTAKGMTNAIAVLAAAERGSMFDPSAVFYMDKLVTGPEAADFVDIDAPVAVNIRRVAKAKRVTPEDVTVVILDRPRHEGIINEIRETGARIKLISDGDVAGSILALREGTGIDLLLGIGGTPEGIISACAVKCLGGTLQGKLWPQDDAERQRAIDAGHDLDRVLTDADLVTGDNVFFVATGITDGELLRGVRYRSETATTDSIVMRSKSGTVRRIDSEHRLSKLRAYSAVDFDRAK